One Penaeus monodon isolate SGIC_2016 chromosome 34, NSTDA_Pmon_1, whole genome shotgun sequence DNA segment encodes these proteins:
- the LOC119594572 gene encoding uncharacterized protein LOC119594572 (The sequence of the model RefSeq protein was modified relative to this genomic sequence to represent the inferred CDS: added 101 bases not found in genome assembly), whose translation MKAAVRPRLFLLIWFLCFCLAQRDGDVMNYCAEGTLCAHQVDIPIDEVRRVVAVWFGDEYSGSVFGPGLWNSLLGVYGGMWYNYTATQRGSEYCVVPQARPKRETCDETTDSLSIIVSVDTKWDLQPVNLSSGCRRYYLLGLGLPVSDSPTRLLWWPGELADKLILGLGKSSVSSTPFTTFEKIESQPWYDITFQRGPNGYNCVVKSTTLNVSLTCRRDQTQPFFFRSLNHNDTSAPSFFSVNCEDTGIDWRVGVGAAFLLFISWSSRLFVFGKSGRSMLVRCMRTSICPLRLLPQLSFHLYLHLIFGSPFHLRLHLLLLHLHLLTA comes from the exons ATGAAGGCAGCTGTTAGACCACGCTTATTCCTTCTCATCTGGTTTCTGTGCTTCTGCCTGGCCCAAA GAGACGGCGATGTCATGAACTATTGCGCAGAAG GGACTCTCTGTGCACATCAAGTCGACATCCCGATTGACGAGGTGCGCCGTGTGGTGGCCGTGTGGTTCGGCGATGAGTACTCTGGCTCCGTGTTCGGCCCGGGACTCTGGAACAGCTTGCTGGGGGTATATGGGGGCATGTGGTATAATTACACTGCGACACAGAGAG GTTCCGAGTACTGCGTCGTCCCGCAGGCCAGGCCCAAGAGGGAGACGTGTGACGAGACTACAGACAGCCTGTCCATCATTGTCTCTGTCGACACCAAATGGGACCTTCAGCCCGTCAACCTGTCTTCCG GATGCAGGCGCTACTATCTGCTCGGCCTCGGTCTGCCAGTGTCCGATTCGCCGACCAGACTCCTCTGGTGGCCGGGTGAGCTGGCGGACAAGTTGATTCTGGGTCTCGGAAAATCTTCAGTGTCAAGTACACCATTTACGACCTTTGAAAAAATAGAATCACAACCTTGGTACGACATAACCTTTCAGCGAGGGCCCAATG gatacaaCTGTGTTGTAAAAAGTACAACACTCAACGTGTCCCTCACTTGCCGTAGGGACCAAACACAACCGTTTTTCTTTAGAAGTCTCAACCATAATGACACGAGCGCTCCAAGTTTCTTTTCCGTGAACTGCGAAGACACAG GCATCGACTGGCGCGTGGGAGTGGGCGCAGCGTTTCTCCTGTTCATTTCTTGGTCATCCCGCTTGTTTGTTTTTGGAAAGTCAGGTCGTTCAATGCTCGTAAGATGTATGAGGACATCTATATGCCCT GCTTACAGCGTGA